One part of the Sardina pilchardus chromosome 5, fSarPil1.1, whole genome shotgun sequence genome encodes these proteins:
- the LOC134079849 gene encoding uncharacterized protein LOC134079849 isoform X3 produces MEKNNPDEEEDLYTDGMPGGTSSKGLLCAICSMRASKSCLTCMIYYCETHVSHHYTVPALQRHKLVDITGDLEQRLCPQHHRELEFYCRTDQTPVCALCAVIKHNGHDIAELLISVKTDSVCLSWGAPDGLTEPHSFRVTWRSGADRGEQHGALSVPGLQVDIQNLTPGEKYTFTVATLSNDGSQSACVSANVHTDIPVPENVSLKADLTSVSVSWSKPAGVDEVSYLLTLNSGGEYLKTVTTKSLQCSFSGLDIGREYSISASTVLKNGGHSKPISKTFTIDIPAPENVSLKADPTSVSVSWSKPAGVDEVSYLLTLSSDGEYLKTITTESLQCSFSGLDIGRAYSISAITVLKNGGQSKPISKTITTDIPAPENVSLKADQTSVSVSWSKPAGVDEVSYLLTLSSGGEYLKTITTESLQCSFSDLMMGKEYSISVITVQKNGGQSKPISTTIPTGKEQFYWACTNKCLIQLIAKCELIKSGSPACYLLPTEKTKIDGLEAVRRWTYGTRDESKPTKTILIVGQTGTGKSTLINTMVNYVLGVQWEDRAWFQITAEDKNKKQIESQTSSITVYELFLEKSSCGLRIIDTPGYGDTKGINFDKQIAENLHVLFKSEDGIHDIEVVGLVVKASQNRLTDSQKYIFRAILSLFGKDVEKNIVIFITYSDGLSAPHLIEALNIAKVPCAKDPNGKALHFMFNNRQNEAHDEDQKDSYKALWNLGYKSMSKFFNILEGFVRTEVKMTEGVLRARKRLVACVNRLQDSIRMEELKQNELQQIQKALEENKVEFEVDEPYMAEVPIESSWWHLNKGATVCTVCKENCHYPDCWWVKDLSWCSAMSNNKCTVCTGKCHYSQHAKVMFRYVPKTKKATKTIEHLKQQYDKEVDMKKALEKDLSATKANQCKLLEEAYQCIMKLEEIALQKAAFSTPLNLEFVIEKMKKKGDGQKVQKLEELNTEMKASSLHWVTDTVGDLKEMCSDACNRVGIEVGQEPTECSSQPLPDGIEEFGWRSYDGGESSSSNKRDRPLMQKSVELKEMGRSNVQYLRHRKGRGDRQRLLDETDESD; encoded by the exons ATGGAGAAAAATAACCCTGACGAAGAAGAGGACTTGTATACTGATGGGATGCCTGGGGGGACCAGCAGCAAGGG CTTGCTCTGTGCAATTTGCTCAATGAGGGCATCCAAGTCCTGTCTGACCTGCATGATCTACTACTGTGAGACCCACGTGAGTCATCACTACACCGTTCCGGCTCTGCAGAGACACAAACTGGTGGACATCACTGGAGATCTGGAACAGAGACTGTGCCCACAGCACCACAGAGAGCTGGAGTTCTACTGCAGGACTGACCAGACCCCAGTGTGTGCACTATGTGCTGTAATAAAGCACAATGGACATGACATAGCAGAACTG TTAATTTCAGTGAAGACCgactctgtgtgtctgagctggGGAGCTCCTGATGGACTGACTGAACCTCACAGCTTTAGAGTCACATGGAGAAGTGGGGCAGACCGTGGAGAACAACATGGAGCTCTCTCAGTGCCGGGCCTGCAAGTTGATATTCAGAACCTCACCCCAGGAGAGAAGTACACATTTACTGTTGCCACCCTCTCTAATGATGGCAGCCAGAGTGCATGTGTCTCTGCAAATGTACACACAG ATATCCCAGTTCCTGAAAATGTATCATTGAAGGCTGATCTAACATCAGTATCAGTGAGTTGGAGTAAACCAGCAGGAGTTGATGAGGTGTCATACCTGCTCACCCTCAACAGTGGTGGAGAATATCTGAAGACTGTTACCACCAAATCTCTTCAGTGCTCCTTTTCTGGATTAGATATAGGGAGAGAATATTCCATCAGTGCTAGTACTGTCCTGAAAAATGGGGGTCACAGCAAGCCCATCTCTAAGACCTTCACAATAG ATATCCCTGCTCCTGAAAATGTATCATTGAAGGCTGATCCAACATCAGTATCAGTGAGTTGGAGTAAACCAGCAGGAGTTGATGAGGTGTCATACCTGCTCACTCTCAGCAGTGATGGAGAATATCTGAAGACTATTACCACCGAATCTCTTCAGTGCTCCTTTTCTGGATTAGATATAGGCAGAGCATATTCCATCAGTGCTATTACTGTCCTGAAAAATGGGGGTCAGAGCAAGCCCATCTCTAAGACCATCACAACAG ATATCCCTGCTCCTGAAAATGTATCATTGAAGGCTGATCAAACATCAGTATCAGTGAGTTGGAGTAAACCAGCAGGAGTTGATGAGGTGTCATACCTGCTCACCCTCAGCAGTGGTGGAGAATATCTGAAGACTATTACCACCGAATCTCTTCAGTGCTCCTTTTCTGACTTGATGATGGGAAAAGAATATTCCATCAGTGTTATTACTGTCCAGAAAAACGGGGGTCAGAGCAAGCCCATCTCTACGACCATCCCAACAG gAAAAgagcagttctactgggcatgtaCCAATAAATGCCTAAT ACAACTGATTGCAAAATGTGAGTTAATAAAATCTGGCAGCCCAGCATGTTACTTGCTTCCGACAGAGAAGACTAAAATTGATGGGTTAGAAGCAGTCAGAAGATGGACATATGGAACAAGAGACGAGAGTAAACCTACTAAAACCATCCTCATAGTTGGACAAACAGGAACGGGGAAAAGCACTCTCATCAACACCATGGTCAACTATGTGTTAGGGGTACAATGGGAGGACAGAGCATGGTTTCAGATCACGGCTgaagataaaaataaaaaacagataGAATCTCAAACTTCTAGCATCACAGTTTATGAACTGTTTCTGGAAAAGAGTTCTTGCGGTCTGAGAATTATTGACACTCCAGGGTATGGCGATACGAAAGGAATTAACTTTGACAAGCAGATTGCAGAGAATTTGCATGTGTTATTCAAATCTGAAGATGGCATTCATGATATTGAAGTTGTGGGTCTTGTGGTGAAAGCTAGTCAGAATCGACTTACTGATTCTCAGAAGTATATTTTTCGTGCCATTCTTTCACTGTTTGGTAAAGAtgttgaaaaaaacatagtGATCTTCATCACATACTCAGATGGTCTATCTGCTCCCCACCTCATCGAGGCCCTCAATATAGCAAAAGTGCCTTGTGCCAAAGACCCAAATGGAAAAGCACTGCATTTCATGTTTAACAACCGACAAAATGAGGCCCATGATGAGGATCAGAAGGATTCCTACAAGGCTTTGTGGAACTTGGGATACAAAAGTATGAGTAAGTTTTTCAACATTCTGGAAGGCTTTGTTAGAACAGAAGTTAAGATGACAGAAGGTGTTCTGAGAGCGCGCAAGAGGCTGGTAGCCTGTGTCAACAGACTACAAGATTCCATCAGGATGGAGGAACTGAAACAGAATGAGCTACAGCAGATTCAAAAAGCCTTAGAGGAAAATAAAGTCGAATTTGAAGTTGATGAGCCTTACATGGCCGAGGTCCCAATTGAGTCATCATGGTGGCATTTGAACAAAGGAGCAACAGTCTGCACCGTCTGTAAGGAGAACTGCCACTATCCAGACTGCTGGTGGGTGAAAGACCTCTCCTGGTGCAGCGCCATGAGCAACAACaagtgtactgtgtgtactgGCAAGTGCCATTACTCTCAACATGCCAAAGTGATGTTCAGGTATGTTCCAAAAACCAAAAAGGCTACAAAGACTATTGAGCATTTGAAACAACAGTATGATAAGGAAGTGGATATGAAGAAAGCACTTGAAAAAGACTTGAGTGCCACAAAGGCTAATCAGTGTAAGTTGTTGGAGGAGGCCTACCAATGCATTATGAAACTGGAAGAGATCGCTTTGCAGAAGGCTGCTTTTTCCACTCCTTTAAATCTGGAGTTTGTTATTGAGAAGATGAAAAAGAAGGGAGATGGTCAGAAAGTTCAGAAGTTGGAAGAATTAAACACAGAAATGAAAGCTTCATCCCTACACTGGGTTACAGACACAGTTGGAGACCTTAAAGAGATGTGTTCAG ACGCATGCAACAGGGTCGGTATCGAAGTAGGCCAAGAACCAACTGAGTGTTCAAGTCAACCCCTGCCGGATGGAATTGAAGAATTTG GCTGGAGATCATATGATGGAGGAGAAAGTTCATCATCTAATAAAAGAGATCGTCCACTCATGCAGAAGAGCGTGGAATTGAAAGAAATGG GCAGAAGCAACGTCCAGTACTTGAGACATAGAAAAGGCAGAGGAGATAGGCAACGCCTGCTGGATGAAACAGATGAATCTG ATTGA
- the LOC134079849 gene encoding uncharacterized protein LOC134079849 isoform X2 yields the protein MPGGTSSKGLLCAICSMRASKSCLTCMIYYCETHVSHHYTVPALQRHKLVDITGDLEQRLCPQHHRELEFYCRTDQTPVCALCAVIKHNGHDIAELEQNPQMKENKPTALKNLPAPKPIQLISVKTDSVCLSWGAPDGLTEPHSFRVTWRSGADRGEQHGALSVPGLQVDIQNLTPGEKYTFTVATLSNDGSQSACVSANVHTDIPVPENVSLKADLTSVSVSWSKPAGVDEVSYLLTLNSGGEYLKTVTTKSLQCSFSGLDIGREYSISASTVLKNGGHSKPISKTFTIDIPAPENVSLKADPTSVSVSWSKPAGVDEVSYLLTLSSDGEYLKTITTESLQCSFSGLDIGRAYSISAITVLKNGGQSKPISKTITTDIPAPENVSLKADQTSVSVSWSKPAGVDEVSYLLTLSSGGEYLKTITTESLQCSFSDLMMGKEYSISVITVQKNGGQSKPISTTIPTGKEQFYWACTNKCLIQLIAKCELIKSGSPACYLLPTEKTKIDGLEAVRRWTYGTRDESKPTKTILIVGQTGTGKSTLINTMVNYVLGVQWEDRAWFQITAEDKNKKQIESQTSSITVYELFLEKSSCGLRIIDTPGYGDTKGINFDKQIAENLHVLFKSEDGIHDIEVVGLVVKASQNRLTDSQKYIFRAILSLFGKDVEKNIVIFITYSDGLSAPHLIEALNIAKVPCAKDPNGKALHFMFNNRQNEAHDEDQKDSYKALWNLGYKSMSKFFNILEGFVRTEVKMTEGVLRARKRLVACVNRLQDSIRMEELKQNELQQIQKALEENKVEFEVDEPYMAEVPIESSWWHLNKGATVCTVCKENCHYPDCWWVKDLSWCSAMSNNKCTVCTGKCHYSQHAKVMFRYVPKTKKATKTIEHLKQQYDKEVDMKKALEKDLSATKANQCKLLEEAYQCIMKLEEIALQKAAFSTPLNLEFVIEKMKKKGDGQKVQKLEELNTEMKASSLHWVTDTVGDLKEMCSDACNRVGIEVGQEPTECSSQPLPDGIEEFGWRSYDGGESSSSNKRDRPLMQKSVELKEMGRSNVQYLRHRKGRGDRQRLLDETDESD from the exons ATGCCTGGGGGGACCAGCAGCAAGGG CTTGCTCTGTGCAATTTGCTCAATGAGGGCATCCAAGTCCTGTCTGACCTGCATGATCTACTACTGTGAGACCCACGTGAGTCATCACTACACCGTTCCGGCTCTGCAGAGACACAAACTGGTGGACATCACTGGAGATCTGGAACAGAGACTGTGCCCACAGCACCACAGAGAGCTGGAGTTCTACTGCAGGACTGACCAGACCCCAGTGTGTGCACTATGTGCTGTAATAAAGCACAATGGACATGACATAGCAGAACTG GAACAGAATCCTCagatgaaagaaaacaaaccgACTGCTTTGAAAA ACCTCCCTGCTCCCAAACCAATTCAGTTAATTTCAGTGAAGACCgactctgtgtgtctgagctggGGAGCTCCTGATGGACTGACTGAACCTCACAGCTTTAGAGTCACATGGAGAAGTGGGGCAGACCGTGGAGAACAACATGGAGCTCTCTCAGTGCCGGGCCTGCAAGTTGATATTCAGAACCTCACCCCAGGAGAGAAGTACACATTTACTGTTGCCACCCTCTCTAATGATGGCAGCCAGAGTGCATGTGTCTCTGCAAATGTACACACAG ATATCCCAGTTCCTGAAAATGTATCATTGAAGGCTGATCTAACATCAGTATCAGTGAGTTGGAGTAAACCAGCAGGAGTTGATGAGGTGTCATACCTGCTCACCCTCAACAGTGGTGGAGAATATCTGAAGACTGTTACCACCAAATCTCTTCAGTGCTCCTTTTCTGGATTAGATATAGGGAGAGAATATTCCATCAGTGCTAGTACTGTCCTGAAAAATGGGGGTCACAGCAAGCCCATCTCTAAGACCTTCACAATAG ATATCCCTGCTCCTGAAAATGTATCATTGAAGGCTGATCCAACATCAGTATCAGTGAGTTGGAGTAAACCAGCAGGAGTTGATGAGGTGTCATACCTGCTCACTCTCAGCAGTGATGGAGAATATCTGAAGACTATTACCACCGAATCTCTTCAGTGCTCCTTTTCTGGATTAGATATAGGCAGAGCATATTCCATCAGTGCTATTACTGTCCTGAAAAATGGGGGTCAGAGCAAGCCCATCTCTAAGACCATCACAACAG ATATCCCTGCTCCTGAAAATGTATCATTGAAGGCTGATCAAACATCAGTATCAGTGAGTTGGAGTAAACCAGCAGGAGTTGATGAGGTGTCATACCTGCTCACCCTCAGCAGTGGTGGAGAATATCTGAAGACTATTACCACCGAATCTCTTCAGTGCTCCTTTTCTGACTTGATGATGGGAAAAGAATATTCCATCAGTGTTATTACTGTCCAGAAAAACGGGGGTCAGAGCAAGCCCATCTCTACGACCATCCCAACAG gAAAAgagcagttctactgggcatgtaCCAATAAATGCCTAAT ACAACTGATTGCAAAATGTGAGTTAATAAAATCTGGCAGCCCAGCATGTTACTTGCTTCCGACAGAGAAGACTAAAATTGATGGGTTAGAAGCAGTCAGAAGATGGACATATGGAACAAGAGACGAGAGTAAACCTACTAAAACCATCCTCATAGTTGGACAAACAGGAACGGGGAAAAGCACTCTCATCAACACCATGGTCAACTATGTGTTAGGGGTACAATGGGAGGACAGAGCATGGTTTCAGATCACGGCTgaagataaaaataaaaaacagataGAATCTCAAACTTCTAGCATCACAGTTTATGAACTGTTTCTGGAAAAGAGTTCTTGCGGTCTGAGAATTATTGACACTCCAGGGTATGGCGATACGAAAGGAATTAACTTTGACAAGCAGATTGCAGAGAATTTGCATGTGTTATTCAAATCTGAAGATGGCATTCATGATATTGAAGTTGTGGGTCTTGTGGTGAAAGCTAGTCAGAATCGACTTACTGATTCTCAGAAGTATATTTTTCGTGCCATTCTTTCACTGTTTGGTAAAGAtgttgaaaaaaacatagtGATCTTCATCACATACTCAGATGGTCTATCTGCTCCCCACCTCATCGAGGCCCTCAATATAGCAAAAGTGCCTTGTGCCAAAGACCCAAATGGAAAAGCACTGCATTTCATGTTTAACAACCGACAAAATGAGGCCCATGATGAGGATCAGAAGGATTCCTACAAGGCTTTGTGGAACTTGGGATACAAAAGTATGAGTAAGTTTTTCAACATTCTGGAAGGCTTTGTTAGAACAGAAGTTAAGATGACAGAAGGTGTTCTGAGAGCGCGCAAGAGGCTGGTAGCCTGTGTCAACAGACTACAAGATTCCATCAGGATGGAGGAACTGAAACAGAATGAGCTACAGCAGATTCAAAAAGCCTTAGAGGAAAATAAAGTCGAATTTGAAGTTGATGAGCCTTACATGGCCGAGGTCCCAATTGAGTCATCATGGTGGCATTTGAACAAAGGAGCAACAGTCTGCACCGTCTGTAAGGAGAACTGCCACTATCCAGACTGCTGGTGGGTGAAAGACCTCTCCTGGTGCAGCGCCATGAGCAACAACaagtgtactgtgtgtactgGCAAGTGCCATTACTCTCAACATGCCAAAGTGATGTTCAGGTATGTTCCAAAAACCAAAAAGGCTACAAAGACTATTGAGCATTTGAAACAACAGTATGATAAGGAAGTGGATATGAAGAAAGCACTTGAAAAAGACTTGAGTGCCACAAAGGCTAATCAGTGTAAGTTGTTGGAGGAGGCCTACCAATGCATTATGAAACTGGAAGAGATCGCTTTGCAGAAGGCTGCTTTTTCCACTCCTTTAAATCTGGAGTTTGTTATTGAGAAGATGAAAAAGAAGGGAGATGGTCAGAAAGTTCAGAAGTTGGAAGAATTAAACACAGAAATGAAAGCTTCATCCCTACACTGGGTTACAGACACAGTTGGAGACCTTAAAGAGATGTGTTCAG ACGCATGCAACAGGGTCGGTATCGAAGTAGGCCAAGAACCAACTGAGTGTTCAAGTCAACCCCTGCCGGATGGAATTGAAGAATTTG GCTGGAGATCATATGATGGAGGAGAAAGTTCATCATCTAATAAAAGAGATCGTCCACTCATGCAGAAGAGCGTGGAATTGAAAGAAATGG GCAGAAGCAACGTCCAGTACTTGAGACATAGAAAAGGCAGAGGAGATAGGCAACGCCTGCTGGATGAAACAGATGAATCTG ATTGA
- the LOC134079849 gene encoding uncharacterized protein LOC134079849 isoform X1, producing the protein MEKNNPDEEEDLYTDGMPGGTSSKGLLCAICSMRASKSCLTCMIYYCETHVSHHYTVPALQRHKLVDITGDLEQRLCPQHHRELEFYCRTDQTPVCALCAVIKHNGHDIAELEQNPQMKENKPTALKNLPAPKPIQLISVKTDSVCLSWGAPDGLTEPHSFRVTWRSGADRGEQHGALSVPGLQVDIQNLTPGEKYTFTVATLSNDGSQSACVSANVHTDIPVPENVSLKADLTSVSVSWSKPAGVDEVSYLLTLNSGGEYLKTVTTKSLQCSFSGLDIGREYSISASTVLKNGGHSKPISKTFTIDIPAPENVSLKADPTSVSVSWSKPAGVDEVSYLLTLSSDGEYLKTITTESLQCSFSGLDIGRAYSISAITVLKNGGQSKPISKTITTDIPAPENVSLKADQTSVSVSWSKPAGVDEVSYLLTLSSGGEYLKTITTESLQCSFSDLMMGKEYSISVITVQKNGGQSKPISTTIPTGKEQFYWACTNKCLIQLIAKCELIKSGSPACYLLPTEKTKIDGLEAVRRWTYGTRDESKPTKTILIVGQTGTGKSTLINTMVNYVLGVQWEDRAWFQITAEDKNKKQIESQTSSITVYELFLEKSSCGLRIIDTPGYGDTKGINFDKQIAENLHVLFKSEDGIHDIEVVGLVVKASQNRLTDSQKYIFRAILSLFGKDVEKNIVIFITYSDGLSAPHLIEALNIAKVPCAKDPNGKALHFMFNNRQNEAHDEDQKDSYKALWNLGYKSMSKFFNILEGFVRTEVKMTEGVLRARKRLVACVNRLQDSIRMEELKQNELQQIQKALEENKVEFEVDEPYMAEVPIESSWWHLNKGATVCTVCKENCHYPDCWWVKDLSWCSAMSNNKCTVCTGKCHYSQHAKVMFRYVPKTKKATKTIEHLKQQYDKEVDMKKALEKDLSATKANQCKLLEEAYQCIMKLEEIALQKAAFSTPLNLEFVIEKMKKKGDGQKVQKLEELNTEMKASSLHWVTDTVGDLKEMCSDACNRVGIEVGQEPTECSSQPLPDGIEEFGWRSYDGGESSSSNKRDRPLMQKSVELKEMGRSNVQYLRHRKGRGDRQRLLDETDESD; encoded by the exons ATGGAGAAAAATAACCCTGACGAAGAAGAGGACTTGTATACTGATGGGATGCCTGGGGGGACCAGCAGCAAGGG CTTGCTCTGTGCAATTTGCTCAATGAGGGCATCCAAGTCCTGTCTGACCTGCATGATCTACTACTGTGAGACCCACGTGAGTCATCACTACACCGTTCCGGCTCTGCAGAGACACAAACTGGTGGACATCACTGGAGATCTGGAACAGAGACTGTGCCCACAGCACCACAGAGAGCTGGAGTTCTACTGCAGGACTGACCAGACCCCAGTGTGTGCACTATGTGCTGTAATAAAGCACAATGGACATGACATAGCAGAACTG GAACAGAATCCTCagatgaaagaaaacaaaccgACTGCTTTGAAAA ACCTCCCTGCTCCCAAACCAATTCAGTTAATTTCAGTGAAGACCgactctgtgtgtctgagctggGGAGCTCCTGATGGACTGACTGAACCTCACAGCTTTAGAGTCACATGGAGAAGTGGGGCAGACCGTGGAGAACAACATGGAGCTCTCTCAGTGCCGGGCCTGCAAGTTGATATTCAGAACCTCACCCCAGGAGAGAAGTACACATTTACTGTTGCCACCCTCTCTAATGATGGCAGCCAGAGTGCATGTGTCTCTGCAAATGTACACACAG ATATCCCAGTTCCTGAAAATGTATCATTGAAGGCTGATCTAACATCAGTATCAGTGAGTTGGAGTAAACCAGCAGGAGTTGATGAGGTGTCATACCTGCTCACCCTCAACAGTGGTGGAGAATATCTGAAGACTGTTACCACCAAATCTCTTCAGTGCTCCTTTTCTGGATTAGATATAGGGAGAGAATATTCCATCAGTGCTAGTACTGTCCTGAAAAATGGGGGTCACAGCAAGCCCATCTCTAAGACCTTCACAATAG ATATCCCTGCTCCTGAAAATGTATCATTGAAGGCTGATCCAACATCAGTATCAGTGAGTTGGAGTAAACCAGCAGGAGTTGATGAGGTGTCATACCTGCTCACTCTCAGCAGTGATGGAGAATATCTGAAGACTATTACCACCGAATCTCTTCAGTGCTCCTTTTCTGGATTAGATATAGGCAGAGCATATTCCATCAGTGCTATTACTGTCCTGAAAAATGGGGGTCAGAGCAAGCCCATCTCTAAGACCATCACAACAG ATATCCCTGCTCCTGAAAATGTATCATTGAAGGCTGATCAAACATCAGTATCAGTGAGTTGGAGTAAACCAGCAGGAGTTGATGAGGTGTCATACCTGCTCACCCTCAGCAGTGGTGGAGAATATCTGAAGACTATTACCACCGAATCTCTTCAGTGCTCCTTTTCTGACTTGATGATGGGAAAAGAATATTCCATCAGTGTTATTACTGTCCAGAAAAACGGGGGTCAGAGCAAGCCCATCTCTACGACCATCCCAACAG gAAAAgagcagttctactgggcatgtaCCAATAAATGCCTAAT ACAACTGATTGCAAAATGTGAGTTAATAAAATCTGGCAGCCCAGCATGTTACTTGCTTCCGACAGAGAAGACTAAAATTGATGGGTTAGAAGCAGTCAGAAGATGGACATATGGAACAAGAGACGAGAGTAAACCTACTAAAACCATCCTCATAGTTGGACAAACAGGAACGGGGAAAAGCACTCTCATCAACACCATGGTCAACTATGTGTTAGGGGTACAATGGGAGGACAGAGCATGGTTTCAGATCACGGCTgaagataaaaataaaaaacagataGAATCTCAAACTTCTAGCATCACAGTTTATGAACTGTTTCTGGAAAAGAGTTCTTGCGGTCTGAGAATTATTGACACTCCAGGGTATGGCGATACGAAAGGAATTAACTTTGACAAGCAGATTGCAGAGAATTTGCATGTGTTATTCAAATCTGAAGATGGCATTCATGATATTGAAGTTGTGGGTCTTGTGGTGAAAGCTAGTCAGAATCGACTTACTGATTCTCAGAAGTATATTTTTCGTGCCATTCTTTCACTGTTTGGTAAAGAtgttgaaaaaaacatagtGATCTTCATCACATACTCAGATGGTCTATCTGCTCCCCACCTCATCGAGGCCCTCAATATAGCAAAAGTGCCTTGTGCCAAAGACCCAAATGGAAAAGCACTGCATTTCATGTTTAACAACCGACAAAATGAGGCCCATGATGAGGATCAGAAGGATTCCTACAAGGCTTTGTGGAACTTGGGATACAAAAGTATGAGTAAGTTTTTCAACATTCTGGAAGGCTTTGTTAGAACAGAAGTTAAGATGACAGAAGGTGTTCTGAGAGCGCGCAAGAGGCTGGTAGCCTGTGTCAACAGACTACAAGATTCCATCAGGATGGAGGAACTGAAACAGAATGAGCTACAGCAGATTCAAAAAGCCTTAGAGGAAAATAAAGTCGAATTTGAAGTTGATGAGCCTTACATGGCCGAGGTCCCAATTGAGTCATCATGGTGGCATTTGAACAAAGGAGCAACAGTCTGCACCGTCTGTAAGGAGAACTGCCACTATCCAGACTGCTGGTGGGTGAAAGACCTCTCCTGGTGCAGCGCCATGAGCAACAACaagtgtactgtgtgtactgGCAAGTGCCATTACTCTCAACATGCCAAAGTGATGTTCAGGTATGTTCCAAAAACCAAAAAGGCTACAAAGACTATTGAGCATTTGAAACAACAGTATGATAAGGAAGTGGATATGAAGAAAGCACTTGAAAAAGACTTGAGTGCCACAAAGGCTAATCAGTGTAAGTTGTTGGAGGAGGCCTACCAATGCATTATGAAACTGGAAGAGATCGCTTTGCAGAAGGCTGCTTTTTCCACTCCTTTAAATCTGGAGTTTGTTATTGAGAAGATGAAAAAGAAGGGAGATGGTCAGAAAGTTCAGAAGTTGGAAGAATTAAACACAGAAATGAAAGCTTCATCCCTACACTGGGTTACAGACACAGTTGGAGACCTTAAAGAGATGTGTTCAG ACGCATGCAACAGGGTCGGTATCGAAGTAGGCCAAGAACCAACTGAGTGTTCAAGTCAACCCCTGCCGGATGGAATTGAAGAATTTG GCTGGAGATCATATGATGGAGGAGAAAGTTCATCATCTAATAAAAGAGATCGTCCACTCATGCAGAAGAGCGTGGAATTGAAAGAAATGG GCAGAAGCAACGTCCAGTACTTGAGACATAGAAAAGGCAGAGGAGATAGGCAACGCCTGCTGGATGAAACAGATGAATCTG ATTGA